In the Siphonobacter curvatus genome, one interval contains:
- a CDS encoding phospho-sugar mutase produces MSTGLDAIIRQKVQNWVSGNYDETTKTAVQKLLDEENDTELTDAFYKELEFGTGGLRGLIGVGSNRMNKYTVGAATQGLANYLKKSFPGQEIKVAIAHDSRNMSPEFAQVTADVFSANGIKVFLFKELRPTPELSFTIRLLGCQSGVVITASHNPKEYNGYKAYWNDGAQVVAPHDKNIIAEVNNIQSVDDINFQGNPDLIEKIGEEVDEKYLEQVITKNVVNPGVIERQKDLKIVYTPIHGTGITLVPKALEKIGFTNVTIVEEQATPDGNFPTVVYPNPEETEAMTLAMNKAKEIDADLVMATDPDADRVGSAVKNADGEWQLLNGNQMASLIIFYLLRAWKEAGKLTGKEFVAKTIVTTNLIDKMCDRYGVNCYNTLTGFKYIAGVIRDLEGREQFIGGGEESYGYLIGDAVRDKDAIASCAIIAELAAYAKDQGLSLFDMLTEMYMENGFYYEGLISLTKKGKEGAEEIQRMMSDMRNNPPAEVAGSKPVTILDYQNLVSKDVATGQQTPIAAEMGIEKSNVIQLILADGTKVSARPSGTEPKIKFYVSVNAPLEKPEDFNTTYDSLKAKVKQIQEDLGLK; encoded by the coding sequence ATGTCAACCGGTCTCGACGCGATTATCCGCCAGAAAGTACAGAATTGGGTTTCTGGGAACTACGATGAAACAACCAAAACAGCGGTTCAGAAACTGCTGGATGAAGAAAATGATACGGAATTAACCGATGCCTTTTACAAAGAATTGGAATTTGGTACGGGTGGTTTACGTGGCTTGATTGGCGTAGGCTCAAACCGTATGAACAAATACACGGTAGGGGCGGCTACGCAGGGTCTGGCTAATTATTTGAAGAAAAGTTTTCCCGGTCAGGAAATAAAAGTAGCCATCGCTCACGACAGCCGGAATATGTCCCCTGAATTTGCTCAGGTAACGGCGGATGTCTTCTCTGCGAATGGAATCAAAGTATTTCTCTTCAAAGAACTGCGTCCAACGCCCGAGCTCTCGTTCACCATTCGCTTGCTGGGTTGCCAGAGTGGAGTAGTCATTACGGCTTCCCACAACCCGAAAGAGTATAATGGGTATAAGGCGTATTGGAACGACGGGGCTCAAGTGGTGGCTCCGCACGATAAGAATATCATCGCGGAAGTCAATAACATTCAATCCGTTGACGACATCAACTTCCAGGGAAATCCGGATTTGATTGAAAAAATTGGTGAAGAAGTCGATGAAAAGTATCTGGAGCAGGTGATTACGAAGAATGTAGTAAATCCTGGCGTAATCGAGCGGCAGAAAGACCTTAAAATCGTGTATACGCCGATTCACGGTACCGGTATCACGTTGGTGCCGAAAGCCCTGGAAAAGATTGGCTTTACCAATGTAACGATCGTTGAAGAGCAGGCAACACCGGATGGAAATTTCCCTACAGTAGTGTATCCGAATCCCGAGGAAACGGAAGCGATGACTCTGGCCATGAACAAGGCCAAAGAAATTGATGCGGATCTGGTGATGGCAACCGACCCGGATGCGGATCGCGTAGGTTCAGCCGTAAAGAATGCCGATGGCGAATGGCAGCTACTGAACGGGAATCAAATGGCTAGTTTGATTATCTTCTATCTGTTACGGGCCTGGAAAGAAGCGGGTAAGTTAACGGGTAAGGAATTCGTAGCGAAAACCATCGTAACGACGAATCTGATCGATAAAATGTGTGATCGGTACGGCGTGAATTGCTACAATACTCTGACGGGCTTCAAATACATTGCGGGAGTAATCCGTGATCTGGAAGGACGCGAACAATTTATCGGTGGTGGAGAAGAAAGCTACGGTTATCTGATCGGTGATGCCGTACGCGATAAAGATGCGATTGCTTCCTGCGCTATTATTGCGGAGCTGGCTGCTTACGCGAAAGACCAAGGGCTGAGTCTGTTTGACATGCTGACCGAGATGTACATGGAAAACGGCTTCTACTACGAAGGACTAATTTCGCTGACGAAAAAAGGAAAAGAGGGAGCCGAAGAGATTCAGCGAATGATGAGCGATATGCGCAACAACCCACCCGCTGAAGTGGCCGGATCAAAGCCCGTTACGATTCTGGATTATCAAAACCTGGTATCTAAGGATGTAGCAACGGGTCAGCAAACACCAATCGCGGCGGAAATGGGCATTGAAAAGTCAAACGTAATTCAACTGATCTTGGCGGATGGTACGAAGGTATCCGCTCGTCCATCGGGTACGGAACCTAAAATCAAATTTTACGTATCCGTGAATGCTCCGTTGGAAAAACCAGAAGATTTTAATACGACGTATGATTCCCTAAAAGCGAAGGTAA